A part of Aegilops tauschii subsp. strangulata cultivar AL8/78 chromosome 2, Aet v6.0, whole genome shotgun sequence genomic DNA contains:
- the LOC109785772 gene encoding protein HUA2-LIKE 3, producing MAPTRKKRASSAAAAAAAAAQWKVGDLVLAKLKGYPAWPAMISEPQKWGLPSTKKKLLVYFYGTKEIAFCNYADLEAFTEEKKKSLLVKRHGKGADFVKAVKEIVEIFDSMKNEDNNKSGLAPANNSSSLDTGGPEEGSDLANDNKLEGNPASSMDHSMASTPGSNIAALESEHCVVNSAPDEPASSFSKKRRSNALQLSSCTHRDLTSPRRPRSSLGADHRTRDSCGPNGLNLPPVGMTTDDRQEGSSRRKCIGDDKPKSDLLSAMKDVMLFNCGRGTSSQSGASLNGNYENNSSSAANIESNLNVEVCQTVMGKEDNLDGTQDLSTSTTVTFKRKRSPDTNDVNNSISSVVPNMDEELQPNSSGNLPDSPNSGNEVNKSDGDDHLPLVKRARVRMGRPQLEDSMVDELDISGNKIELAIPVDECYEHDPSSIAGQDHPADPSLALGNDHSAEEVLPGIDPSPEVDPLLAPGNDHLAEEVLPGIDPSPKVDPLLASGNDHLAEEVLPGIDPSPKVDPLLASGNDHLAEEVLPGIDPSPNVDLSASGEVQTACKDKEYQSKVLTLDGEAALPPSKRLHRALEAMSANAAETTSNPPEVNKPKDCILKPCTTSIGSSPFNKSADALVRSPRSATTKGPEICSTVLSIDTPTGLKCMSQPILNKDSPSSVSLELTNGGNHDLPKDKVHTRDDDDICGNSPACSLESKEPAFVSKFDQLPMGKVSTNELPDPIGNSGQDFSKNIDGSAYPLSHAKTVVSGANHDSNSEPQNKTVLAEPTVSVGDRTSASLLVTKVTCSQNVAGARTFEAHGSSATTLREPDHKISMKDIGLSPDPMPMKGLIAAAHAQKFSQPTSFIDSFLDSNVISEPSVNIPSVKEGSGGRCSPSNTIIRSASDRIHTQQTSGKILSDNIQQKSLNKPAGHDEARSARRAFENFLGTLTRTKECIARATRLALDCAKHGIAGEVMDVIIERLEKESNLYKRVDLFFLVDSIIQCCRNQKGGVGDAYPSLIQAVLPRILYASAPPGNSAWENRRQCLKVLKLWLERKTLSEYIIRHHIKELEALNEASFGTSRRHSGTERALNDPLRDNEGMLVDEYGSNTGFHLPNLICVKLLDEEGSSSEDRSFEAVTPEHESTGAEQGEGSQLDGAKHRLVFEEVNGDLEMEDVAPSSEAEATSACQQDITVARCTPTSQNVDSVPPLPEDKPPTPPPLPSSPPPLPRPQCPVIQGSQVQGALHVAPDRVEPDTLRNVQDQHPHSIANNRGNMDPCAVPFQPPPPYTSGCAGHPNQMHPPPPLPPPPPPPPVAPFHPPGPHGNFSGPPVPPHGNNYHRPPAPPPPNNAYHLQPPPPHPPPPHPPGPNQFPYMPPEHQQRAQPWNCNPPYPEGYQYNGHDRGHPPYDRRHHFDDRWHHFDDRGRRFDDGGHHFNAGGHHFDDGAYHYDDRGHHFNDRGQMHHEPMDRGRFPPHFGPDPPYPDHFEASSSHRGRPSDGPPGPCTDWSMPPRRSKYPPGSRHSMEPPMSHEGGWRRHGRHNNDRFHR from the exons ATGGCGCCGACTCGGAAGAAGCGCGCCTCGTCcgcggccgcggccgccgccgccgcggcccagTGGAAGGTCGGCGACCTCGTGCTCGCCAAGCTCAAGGGCTACCCGGCGTGGCCGGCCATG ATTAGCGAGCCGCAGAAATGGGGGCTTCCTTCAACTAAAAAGAAGTTGCTGGTCTACTTTTATGGAACTAAAGAGAT TGCTTTCTGCAATTATGCTGATCTTGAGGCGTTCACTGAAGAGAAAAAGAAATCTCTACTTGTTAAACGACATGGGAAAGGAGCAGATTTTGTCAAAGCAGTTAAGGAAATAGTTGAAATTTTTGATTCTATGAAGAACGAGGACAATAATAAGAGTGGTTTGGCCCCTGCCAACAATAGCAGCAGTTTGGACACTGGAGGTCCTGAAGAAGGTTCTGATTTGGCCAATGACAACAAGCTCGAGGGTAATCCTGCCTCTTCCATGGATCACAGCATGGCCAGTACCCCTGGGTCTAATATTGCTGCATTGGAGAGTGAACACTGTGTTGTGAACTCTGCACCTGATGAGCCTGCTAGTTCATTTTCAAAGAAGAGGAGAAGTAATGCTCTGCAACTAAGTTCTTGCACTCACCGTGATCTTACTTCCCCACGGAGGCCAAGAAGTTCATTAGGTGCTGATCACAGGACTCGGGATTCTTGTGGGCCAAATGGTCTCAATCTGCCTCCTGTTGGTATGACCACTGATGATAGGCAGGAAGGTTCTTCTCGGCGTAAATGTATAGGTGATGACAAACCTAAATCGGATCTCCTTTCAGCTATGAAGGATGTTATGCTGTTCAATTGCGGTCGAGGCACCTCAAGTCAATCTGGAGCTTCTCTGAATGGTAATTATGAGAACAATTCGAGTTCTGCTGCAAATATAGAAAGTAATCTTAATGTTGAAGTATGTCAAACTGTCATGGGTAAAGAAGATAATCTGGATGGGACACAAGATCTTTCCACGAGTACAACAGTTACTTTTAAAAGAAAGCGAAGCCCGGACACCAATGATGTTAATAATTCTATCAGCAGCGTGGTACCAAATATGGATGAAGAATTGCAGCCTAATTCAAGTGGAAACCTGCCAGATTCTCCAAATTCAGGGAATGAAGTCAATAAGTCAGATGGAGATGACCACTTGCCATTAGTGAAAAGGGCACGGGTTCGAATGGGAAGACCCCAGCTGGAGGACTCCATGGTTGATGAGCTTGATATTTCTGGTAACAAAATAGAGTTGGCTATACCTGTAGATGAATGTTATGAACATGACCCGTCTTCAATAGCGGGACAGGATCATCCAGCTGACCCATCGCTGGCATTGGGAAATGATCATTCAGCTGAGGAGGTGCTTCCTGGCATAGATCCTTCACCCGAAGTAGACCCATTGCTGGCACCGGGAAATGATCATTTAGCTGAGGAGGTGCTTCCTGGTATAGATCCTTCACCCAAAGTAGACCCATTGCTGGCATCGGGAAATGATCATTTAGCTGAGGAGGTGCTTCCTGGCATAGATCCTTCACCCAAAGTAGACCCATTGCTGGCATCGGGAAATGATCATTTAGCTGAGGAGGTGCTTCCTGGCATAGATCCTTCACCCAATGTAGACCTGTCTGCATCAGGAGAAGTTCAGACTGCTTGCAAGGACAAAGAGTATCAATCAAAGGTTTTGACGTTAGATGGAGAAGCTGCTTTACCTCCATCTAAACGTCTCCATCGTGCCTTAGAGGCTATGTCTGCTAATGCTGCTGAAACTACTagtaatcctcctgaagtgaatAAGCCAAAGGATTGTATCCTGAAGCCTTGCACAACGTCGATAGGAAGCTCTCCTTTTAATAAATCTGCAGATGCACTTGTCAGAAGTCCAAGGTCTGCAACAACTAAAGGCCCGGAAATATGTTCAACTGTACTTTCTATAGATACCCCAACTGGCCTAAAGTGTATGTCACAACCAATATTAAACAAGGACTCCCCGTCTTCTGTTTCATTGGAATTGACAAACGGTGGCAATCATGATCTTCCAAAAGACAAAGTTCACACCAGGGATGATGATGATATCTGTGGAAATTCTCCAGCCTGTTCCTTGGAGTCGAAAGAGCCTGCCTTTGTATCTAAGTTTGATCAGTTGCCTATGGGGAAAGTAAGTACAAATGAGCTCCCGGATCCAATTGGTAACTCTGGTCAAGATTTTAGTAAAAATATTGATGGATCTGCTTATCCACTTAGCCATGCAAAGACTGTTGTGTCAGGTGCTAATCATGATTCCAATTCCGAGCCACAAAATAAGACAGTTTTGGCTGAACCAACAGTCAGTGTGGGTGACAGGACAAGTGCCTCTTTGTTGGTTACTAAAGTTACATGCAGCCAGAATGTTGCAGGCGCACGAACATTTGAAGC GCATGGTTCTTCAGCAACCACACTGAGAGAACCTGACCACAAAATTAGCATGAAGGATATTGGTTTATCTCCTGACCCAATGCCTATGAAAGGACTTATTGCTGCTGCACATGCTCAGAAATTCTCTCAACCAACTTCTTTCATAGACAGTTTTTTAGATTCCAATGTTATTTCTGAACCTTCGGTGAATATACCTTCAGTTAAGGAAGGATCAGGTGGCCGGTGTTCACCTTCAAATACTATAATAAGGTCTGCATCAGATAGGATTCATACTCAACAGACTAGTGGTAAGATTCTTTCTGATAACATACAACAAAAGAGCTTGAACAAACCAGCAGGTCATGACGAAGCCAGGTCAGCACGGAGGGCCTTTGAAAATTTCCTAGGTACATTAACAAGAACAAAAGAATGTATAGCCCGTGCAACACGTCTCGCTCTGGATTGTGCCAAGCATGGCATTGCTGGGGAG GTAATGGATGTCATCATCGAACGCCTggaaaaagaatcaaatttatACAAAAGGGTGGACCTGTTCTTCCTTGTTGATTCAATAATCCAGTGCTGTCGCAATCAGAAAG GTGGAGTTGGAGATGCCTATCCTTCTCTTATCCAAGCAGTCCTGCCACGAATACTATATGCTTCTGCACCTCCTGGAAATTCTGCATGGGAGAATCGAAGACAATGTCTTAAG GTTTTGAAACTCTGGCTTGAGAGGAAAACTCTTTCAGAATACATCATTCGTCATCATATTAAGGAGCTTGAAGCTCTTAATGAAGCATCATTTGGGACCTCTCGTCGTCATTCAGGGACAGAGAGAGCTCTGAATGACCCTTTACGGGATAACGAAGGAATGCTTGTAGATGAATATGGAAG CAATACTGGTTTCCATCTTCCAAATTTGATCTGCGTGAAACTGCTTGATGAGGAAGGAAGCTCCTCTGAGGATAGGAGCTTTGAAGCTGTCACTCCTGAACATGAATCCACTGGTGCTGAGCAAGGGGAGGGTTCTCAATTGGATGGGGCGAAGCATCGACTTGTCTTTGAAGAAGTGAATGGTGATCTTGAGATGGAAGATGTAGCCCCATCATCTGAAGCGGAAGCCACCTCTGCATGCCAACAAGATATAACAGTTGCGAGGTGTACACCGACTAGTCAAAATGTTGATTCTGTTCCTCCGCTACCTGAAGACAAACCTCCAACTCCTCCCCCGTTGCCATCATCTCCACCACCTCTACCACGCCCTCAGTGTCCTGTCATTCAAGGTTCACAGGTTCAAGGAGCATTGCATGTGGCACCTGATCGAGTCGAGCCAGATACTTTAAGA AATGTTCAAGATCAGCACCCTCATTCTATTGCAAATAATCGAGGCAACATGGATCCTTGTGCGGTTCCATTCCAGCCTCCACCGCCCTATACTTCTGGCTGTGCAGGGCATCCAAACCAGATGCatccgccgccaccgctgcctccaccgccgcctccaCCACCTGTCGCACCTTTCCATCCTCCTGGACCGCATGGAAATTTTTCTGGGCCCCCAGTACCGCCCCATGGAAATAACTATCACCgtccaccagcaccaccacctcCGAATAATGCATACCATTTGCAGCCACCACCAccgcatccaccaccaccacatccACCAGGTCCGAATCAGTTCCCATATATGCCACCTGAACACCAACAAAGAGCACAACCTTGGAATTGTAATCCTCCCTATCCTGAGGGATATCAGTACAATGGACATGACAGAGGACACCCTCCATACGATAGGAGACATCACTTTGATGATAGATGGCATCACT
- the LOC109785773 gene encoding rhomboid-like protein 19 — protein sequence MMSSVSPPAPSLPSGGGSFFRGYTKLCKGLAVILLLVHLLVQLFPSAVNYLALIPARTIPFAWNLITAGYVEQTIPGVIISIIGLLLFGKLLEPLWGTKELSKFVFIVNFSTSMCVFVTAIAVYYVTQQESYLYTPLSGFYGVLSGLLVGIKQLMPEMELNLFVLKIKGKWIPSLIALISVVVSFFMKDLVSYLPVILFGIYMSWIYLRYFQKRLETGLKGDPSEEFSFSSFFPAILRPVLDPIATIFHRLLCGRSDRADRGQTLETSSLPGSDSTEANRRRERGQRALEQRLAEKLAAVKSTESTSLDASDKV from the exons ATGATGAGCAGCGTCTCCCCTCCGGCGCCGTCGCTCCCCTCCGGG GGTGGAAGCTTCTTCAGAGGGTACACGAAGCTCTGCAAGGGCCTCGCCGTCATATTGCTTCTCGTGCACCTCTTGGTCCAGCTGTTCCCATCAGCCGTCAACTATCTCGCGCTTATCCCCGCAAG GACAATCCCTTTCGCCTGGAACTTGATTACTGCTGGCTATGTCGAGCAAACAATTCCAGGG GTGATTATCAGCATCATTGGTCTTCTTTTATTTGGGAAATTATTAGAGCCTTTATGGGGCACAAAGGAGTTATCAAAGTTCGTTTTTATTGTCAACTTCTCAACTTCAATGTGTGTCTTCGTAACTGCTATTGCTGTGTACTATGTAACACAACAAGAGAGCTACCT CTACACTCCTCTTTCTGGTTTTTATGGGGTTCTGTCAGGATTGTTGGTGGGCATCAAGCAACTTATGCCAGAGATGGAGCTTAATCTTTTCGTGCTGAAGATTAAGGGAAAG TGGATCCCATCACTTATTGCACTGATCTCCGTTGTTGTAAGCTTCTTCATGAAGGACTTGGTATCTTACCTCCCAGTTATACTGTTTGGCATTTATATGAGTTGGATTTACCTGCGTTACTTCCAAAAGAGGCTAGAGACAGGCCTGAAAGGGGATCCAAGCGAGGAGTTCTCTTTCTCAAGTTTCTTCCCTGCAATTCTGAG ACCAGTTCTGGATCCAATAGCCACAATATTCCATAGGCTTCTGTGTGGAAGATCTGATAGGGCAGACCGGGGTCAGACATTGGAAACGTCATCATTGCCGGGTTCAGATTCTACTGAGGCAAACAGGAGGAG GGAAAGGGGTCAAAGGGCACTGGAGCAAAGATTGGCTGAGAAGCTGGCTGCGGTCAAGAGTACAGAGAGCACGTCTCTCGACGCATCCGACAAAGTTTGA
- the LOC109785774 gene encoding BTB/POZ and MATH domain-containing protein 1 — protein MGVGRTSRGGPSTAGRPYFPPISAAPAASSPSPPSPPAPPVETASTSVTKTVNGSHHFKIAGYSLAKGIGVGKYIASESFTVGGFEWAIYFYPDGKSAEDGAAYVSLFIALASEGTDVRALFELTLVDQSGKGQDKVHTHFGRSLEGGPYTLKYRGSMWGYKRFFKRSGLETSDYLKDDCLLVNCTVGVVQSHTEGPKIYRIPVPQSDMSQHIGHLLTSGKRTDITFEVDEEMFPAHKVVLAARSPVFRAQLFGPMKDKNMKCIKIEDMEAPVFKALLHFMYWDELPNIEELTGLNTTWVSTLMAQHLLAAADRYALERLKLLSELKLCEDVAINTVANTLALAEQHHCHQLKTVCLKFVASPENLKAVMQTEGFDYLQQSCPSLLTELLEYVAKVGDHAVPPCLYSNEVLDGGDANGRRVKPRL, from the exons ATGGGCGTCGGCCGCACCAGCCGCGGCGGGCCCTCGACCGCGGGCCGGCCCTACTTCCCGCCGATCTCCGCGgcgccggccgcctcctccccctccccgccGTCCCCGCCGGCGCCCCCCGTCGAGACAGCCTCCACCTCCGTCACCAAGACCGTCAACGGGTCGCACCACTTCAAGATCGCCGGCTACTCGCTCGCCAAGGGGATCGGGGTCGGCAAGTACATCGCCTCCGAGTCCTTCACCGTCGGCGGCTTCGAGTGGGCCATCTACTTCTACCCCGACGGCAAGAGCGCCGAGGACGGCGCCGCCTACGTCTCGCTCTTCATCGCGCTCGCCAGCGAGGGCACCGACGTGCGCGCGCTCTTCGAGCTCACGCTCGTCGACCAGAGCGGCAAGGGCCAGGACAAGGTGCACACCCACTTCGGGCGGTCGCTTGAGGGCGGGCCCTACACGCTCAAGTACCGGGGCAGCATGTG GGGTTACAAACGTTTCTTCAAACGCTCTGGCCTGGAAACATCAGATTATCTCAAAGATGATTGCCTTCTGGTAAACTGCACCGTTGGTGTTGTTCAGTCACATACTGAAGGGCCAAAGATATACAGGATACCAGTGCCACAATCTGACATGTCTCAGCATATTGGGCATTTGTTGACCAGTGGGAAGAGAACTGACATAACATTTGAAGTTGATGAAGAGATGTTTCCTGCTCACAAGGTGGTTCTTGCAGCCCGATCACCAGTTTTTAGGGCACAACTCTTTGGTCCCATGAAGGATAAAAACATGAAGTGCATAAAGATTGAAGACATGGAGGCTCCAGTGTTCAAG GCCTTGCTCCATTTTATGTACTGGGATGAGTTGCCCAATATAGAAGAGCTTACTGGTCTAAATACGACTTGGGTTTCCACTTTGATGGCTCAGCATTTGCTTGCAGCTGCTGACCGGTATGCATTGGAGAGACTAAAGCTGCTCTCTGAACTCAAGCTATGCGAAGACGTTGCAATAAACACAGTTGCAAATACTTTGGCGCTGGCTGAACAGCACCATTGCCACCAGCTAAAAACTGTTTGCTTGAAATTTGTGGCCTCGCCGGAAAATTTGAAAG CTGTCATGCAAACCGAAGGATTCGATTATTTGCAGCAAAGCTGCCCTTCTCTCCTGACCGAGCTTCTGGAGTATGTTGCGAAGGTAGGAGACCATGCTGTGCCCCCCTGCTTATATTCCAACGAAGTGCTGGATGGCGGTGATGCCAATGGAAGACGTGTGAAACCAAGACTTTAA